Proteins co-encoded in one Rudaeicoccus suwonensis genomic window:
- the lexA gene encoding transcriptional repressor LexA, with protein sequence MAEVHRLPDRSGERLTTRQTKVLQVIRNSVDRRGYPPSLREIGDAVGLTSPSSVAHQLTMLERKGYLRRDPNRPRAIEVIDPEATKDTRGYRGGSSVTTVDESSFDETDLGNQQPAAAYIPVVGRIAAGGPILADEVVEDVFPLPKQIVGEGDLFLLKVVGNSMIDAAICDGDWVVVRQQPTATNGDIVAAMIDGEATVKTFRRTDGKVWLIPHNDAFEPIDGDEATVLGKVTAVLRSI encoded by the coding sequence ATGGCTGAAGTTCACCGGCTGCCCGATCGGTCAGGCGAACGCCTGACGACCCGACAGACGAAGGTGCTGCAGGTGATCCGCAATTCGGTCGATCGACGTGGCTACCCGCCGAGTTTGCGTGAGATCGGCGACGCAGTCGGGCTCACCAGCCCCAGTTCGGTGGCACATCAATTGACCATGCTGGAACGCAAGGGGTACCTGCGACGCGATCCCAATCGCCCACGCGCCATCGAGGTCATCGATCCCGAGGCGACCAAGGACACCCGCGGTTACCGCGGCGGGTCGAGCGTCACGACGGTCGACGAATCCAGCTTCGACGAGACCGACCTCGGCAACCAGCAGCCGGCAGCGGCATACATCCCGGTGGTCGGTCGTATCGCCGCGGGCGGGCCCATCCTTGCCGACGAAGTCGTCGAGGACGTCTTCCCGCTGCCCAAGCAGATCGTCGGCGAAGGCGACCTGTTCCTGCTCAAGGTTGTCGGCAACTCCATGATCGACGCTGCGATCTGCGACGGCGACTGGGTCGTCGTGCGGCAGCAGCCGACGGCCACCAACGGAGACATCGTCGCGGCGATGATCGATGGCGAGGCCACGGTCAAGACCTTCCGCCGGACCGACGGAAAGGTGTGGCTCATCCCGCACAACGACGCGTTCGAGCCCATCGACGGCGACGAGGCGACTGTCCTGGGCAAGGTGACAGCCGTCCTGCGCAGTATCTGA
- a CDS encoding NAD-dependent protein deacetylase yields the protein MTNDWQRLRELVAAGGLVALTGAGLSTESGIPDYRGADGERRIQPMTAQELLASPVARQRYWARSYVGWPRFAAATPNAGHRAVAALQSAAYVGSIITQNVDGLHQRAGAHDVVELHGSLAQVVCMNCGERYARAIVDQWLTEANPDFDRSFDGPLRPDGDVALAETAIAGFRVGHCLVCGSDLLKPDVVMFGESVPKDVVQSCFDAVDAASGLLVLGSSLAVMSGYRFVRRAARSGLPVLLITHGWTRAREDELSVHIDAPLGASLTRLVEELQTS from the coding sequence GTGACGAACGACTGGCAACGCCTGCGCGAGTTGGTTGCTGCCGGCGGGCTCGTCGCGCTCACCGGCGCCGGCCTGTCCACCGAATCAGGCATCCCCGACTACCGCGGCGCCGATGGTGAGCGCCGGATCCAGCCGATGACCGCGCAGGAGCTTTTGGCGAGTCCCGTTGCGCGGCAACGCTACTGGGCGCGTTCGTATGTCGGGTGGCCCCGCTTTGCCGCAGCCACGCCCAATGCGGGCCATCGGGCCGTGGCGGCGCTACAGTCCGCGGCATACGTCGGGTCGATCATCACCCAGAACGTCGACGGGCTGCACCAACGAGCCGGTGCGCACGACGTGGTCGAACTGCACGGCAGCCTGGCGCAGGTGGTGTGCATGAACTGCGGGGAGCGTTACGCCCGCGCCATCGTCGACCAATGGCTCACCGAGGCCAACCCGGATTTCGATCGGTCCTTCGACGGGCCCCTACGCCCGGATGGCGACGTCGCGTTGGCGGAGACGGCGATCGCGGGGTTCCGAGTGGGTCACTGTCTGGTGTGTGGATCTGACCTGTTGAAACCGGATGTCGTGATGTTCGGCGAGTCGGTACCCAAGGACGTTGTTCAATCGTGTTTCGACGCGGTTGACGCCGCGAGCGGATTGCTGGTGCTCGGATCATCTCTTGCGGTCATGTCGGGCTACCGGTTCGTGCGACGGGCGGCCCGATCCGGTCTCCCGGTGCTCCTGATCACGCATGGCTGGACGCGGGCGCGCGAGGATGAGTTGTCGGTGCACATCGATGCGCCGTTGGGCGCCAGCCTGACCCGTCTGGTGGAGGAACTTCAGACGTCCTGA
- a CDS encoding LysR family transcriptional regulator produces MIDAAGLRVIKAISDEGSFTAAAASLGYSQPAISQMVRRLEERTGTVLVERLGRNVRLTEAGLVLARHAVAVLAALQAAESEVAAIAGLRAGRVRLMAFPSSSSTLVPRALALVKQRFPDVQVSFTEAEPPESLAALRSGECDVAVAFAYEGTDLARGEEDLDAFVTRKLLDDEVRLAVPTDHPLAATERVNLAALATEPWIAGCPRCRGHLLSLASRAGFTPDVAFETEDYVAVMGLVAEGLGVALIPDLIRRSASHPGIVTLPIEPASRRAVYAVTTPDLQRVPAVAATLDALCEAAQVKSLCH; encoded by the coding sequence ATGATCGATGCAGCGGGGCTTCGGGTGATCAAAGCCATCAGCGATGAGGGCAGTTTCACCGCCGCAGCGGCCTCCCTGGGATACTCCCAGCCGGCGATCTCGCAGATGGTGCGGCGATTGGAGGAACGCACCGGCACTGTGCTGGTCGAGCGCCTCGGGCGAAACGTCCGGTTGACCGAAGCGGGACTGGTGCTCGCTCGTCACGCGGTCGCTGTGCTGGCGGCACTTCAGGCAGCAGAGTCCGAGGTCGCCGCCATCGCAGGTTTGCGTGCGGGGCGTGTTCGCCTGATGGCTTTCCCATCATCGTCGTCCACGCTGGTTCCCAGAGCGCTCGCCTTGGTCAAGCAACGATTCCCTGACGTTCAGGTCAGCTTCACCGAGGCCGAACCGCCGGAGTCGTTGGCAGCGCTGCGGTCGGGTGAGTGCGATGTGGCCGTCGCCTTCGCCTACGAAGGCACGGACCTGGCGCGTGGCGAAGAGGATCTGGACGCGTTCGTCACCCGCAAACTGCTGGACGACGAGGTGCGCCTGGCCGTGCCGACGGATCATCCGCTGGCCGCCACCGAGCGGGTCAATCTTGCCGCGCTGGCCACCGAGCCGTGGATTGCTGGATGCCCCCGCTGTCGCGGACACCTGTTGTCGCTGGCGTCCCGCGCCGGTTTCACGCCCGACGTCGCGTTCGAGACCGAGGATTACGTTGCGGTGATGGGTTTGGTCGCCGAGGGGCTGGGCGTGGCACTCATCCCGGATCTCATCCGCCGGTCCGCCAGCCACCCCGGGATTGTCACCCTGCCGATCGAGCCGGCGTCCCGACGCGCCGTGTATGCCGTGACCACTCCTGATCTGCAACGGGTGCCCGCCGTCGCGGCGACGCTGGACGCGCTGTGCGAGGCGGCGCAGGTCAAGAGCCTGTGTCACTGA
- a CDS encoding DNA internalization-related competence protein ComEC/Rec2: protein MLDRLLSKDEPEDDEPRRLDLRLLVAAGVAWGLVLAGLRMPALWVAVMAVGCLCVTGICVWGERRSLATGFDHFTATPRPLKWTWRTRTYRRDAIYPRLVAVGALGGAVSALCLCATAGHLAVRSAGPIGELSQTSAIVRVEAVVTSDPRAVAAGVGGAQRLVITTVSVRQVVARGAVSTTTTPVLVLGDERWLEVHWHQRISFTGRLKPAEAGDDVAAILTARGAPTVLAGAGPLLGAIEGLRADTRQATSSLPADPRGLVPALVIGDTSAMPQELNDDMRATGMSHLNAVSGSNVTLVLMSVIWLSGWLRIRGRWRLIFAGAALVLFVLLCRPQPSVIRAAAMGAVGLLGVSVARRAAGPPALAAAVVVLLIYDPWLAASYGFALSTLATAGLLFFARPWADWFARFLPSRLRRLADAVAIPVAAQAFCAPVIVLLQGSVSLIGLPANVLAAPLVAPATLAGVITVVVAGFSTSVAAVPAWLAGLPAWGIAWVAHAAARVPMGSLPWVPGTVGALLLAALVLLLLLSGPWLARAALRRPWLAGGLALVIAAVWTPMPSLGWPPPGWVYVACDVGQGDGGALATSSGHAVVVDAGPEPGPMAACLDRLGIQVVDALVLTHFHADHVGGIDGVFAGRTVRAVYVTPVEPGGQQSGGDEPSDEPLVHQVSAAHRLTPQPLKTGDTLTFTGLQATVVWPSRVLHAGSEQNNASIVLDVHSRGLRIVLTGDIEKEAAAAALRELRKAPDGTHVDVLKVPHHGSANQDPDFEHELQATIGVISVGADNDYGHPTAKTLDLLRDSGTAVVRTDRGGDIAVVSRDGHALIARP, encoded by the coding sequence GTGCTTGATCGTCTGCTTTCGAAGGATGAACCGGAGGACGATGAGCCACGCCGGCTCGATCTGCGGCTGCTGGTCGCTGCGGGAGTTGCGTGGGGCCTTGTGCTCGCCGGTTTGCGGATGCCTGCGCTGTGGGTGGCCGTGATGGCGGTCGGCTGCCTGTGCGTCACCGGCATCTGTGTCTGGGGTGAGAGACGGTCACTGGCAACGGGTTTCGACCACTTCACTGCGACACCACGACCGTTGAAGTGGACTTGGCGTACGCGCACCTACCGGCGCGACGCGATCTACCCACGGTTGGTCGCCGTCGGAGCGCTTGGGGGAGCGGTGTCCGCGCTATGTCTGTGTGCCACCGCAGGACACCTTGCTGTCCGCTCAGCCGGGCCTATCGGCGAACTCTCGCAGACGTCGGCCATCGTGCGGGTCGAGGCTGTGGTCACCTCGGATCCCCGAGCGGTGGCTGCCGGCGTGGGCGGGGCGCAGCGACTGGTGATCACAACGGTGTCGGTCCGTCAGGTGGTGGCACGAGGAGCTGTGAGCACGACGACCACTCCCGTGCTCGTGCTCGGTGATGAGCGATGGCTTGAAGTCCATTGGCACCAACGCATTTCGTTCACAGGACGGCTGAAGCCGGCGGAGGCAGGTGACGACGTGGCGGCCATATTGACCGCGCGCGGTGCGCCGACGGTCCTCGCCGGTGCCGGCCCGTTGCTCGGCGCCATCGAGGGTCTGAGGGCTGACACACGCCAGGCGACATCCTCGCTGCCTGCCGATCCACGGGGCCTCGTGCCTGCACTGGTCATCGGTGACACCTCGGCCATGCCCCAGGAGCTCAACGACGACATGCGAGCCACCGGGATGTCGCACCTGAATGCTGTCTCCGGCTCGAACGTCACGCTCGTGCTCATGTCGGTGATCTGGCTGTCCGGGTGGCTGCGAATCCGCGGGCGCTGGCGGTTGATCTTCGCCGGCGCAGCGCTGGTGCTGTTCGTGTTGCTGTGTCGCCCGCAGCCGAGCGTCATACGGGCTGCTGCGATGGGAGCAGTCGGTCTGCTGGGAGTCTCGGTTGCCAGGCGGGCGGCGGGCCCGCCGGCGCTCGCCGCCGCGGTGGTGGTCCTGCTGATCTACGACCCGTGGCTGGCTGCGTCATACGGTTTTGCCCTGTCGACGCTCGCCACGGCTGGGCTGTTGTTCTTCGCCCGGCCCTGGGCCGACTGGTTCGCCCGGTTCCTGCCCTCCCGACTTCGCCGGTTAGCAGATGCCGTCGCGATCCCGGTGGCGGCGCAGGCGTTCTGCGCTCCGGTGATCGTGCTGCTGCAGGGATCGGTCAGCCTGATCGGGCTGCCTGCGAACGTGCTCGCCGCGCCGCTGGTTGCTCCGGCGACTCTCGCCGGTGTCATCACGGTCGTGGTCGCGGGCTTCAGCACGTCTGTGGCGGCGGTGCCGGCCTGGTTGGCGGGCTTGCCCGCGTGGGGCATCGCGTGGGTGGCGCACGCAGCCGCGAGGGTGCCGATGGGCAGCCTGCCGTGGGTGCCCGGCACCGTGGGTGCGTTGCTGTTGGCAGCCTTGGTGTTGCTGCTGTTGCTGAGTGGCCCGTGGCTTGCCCGTGCTGCTCTGCGACGACCTTGGCTGGCAGGGGGACTCGCGCTCGTCATCGCAGCCGTGTGGACTCCGATGCCCAGCCTCGGCTGGCCGCCGCCTGGATGGGTGTATGTCGCCTGCGACGTGGGTCAGGGCGACGGCGGTGCACTTGCGACGTCGTCGGGTCATGCAGTGGTCGTCGACGCGGGGCCTGAGCCAGGTCCGATGGCTGCCTGCCTCGACCGGCTCGGCATACAGGTCGTCGACGCGCTGGTGCTCACCCACTTCCACGCCGACCACGTGGGCGGCATCGACGGCGTCTTCGCCGGACGCACGGTTCGCGCGGTGTATGTGACCCCCGTGGAGCCGGGCGGACAGCAATCCGGCGGGGATGAGCCCAGCGACGAGCCGCTGGTGCATCAGGTATCTGCCGCGCATCGGCTCACCCCGCAGCCGTTGAAGACAGGCGACACACTGACGTTCACCGGTCTGCAGGCCACGGTGGTCTGGCCAAGCCGCGTGCTGCACGCCGGATCAGAACAAAACAACGCCAGCATCGTGCTCGACGTGCACTCCCGCGGCCTACGGATCGTGCTGACCGGCGACATCGAGAAGGAGGCCGCCGCCGCAGCGTTGCGCGAGCTTCGCAAGGCACCCGATGGCACTCACGTCGACGTGCTGAAGGTGCCGCATCACGGTTCCGCCAACCAGGATCCCGACTTCGAACACGAGTTGCAGGCGACCATAGGAGTGATCAGTGTCGGCGCCGACAACGACTACGGGCACCCCACCGCCAAGACACTGGATCTCTTGCGCGACAGCGGCACCGCGGTCGTCCGGACCGATCGTGGCGGCGACATCGCGGTGGTCTCGCGCGACGGCCACGCCCTGATCGCGCGACCGTGA
- a CDS encoding ComEA family DNA-binding protein, with the protein MPRSRSDAPVPDRLAAVLEELEAVRRAPGWVPTSQTLLDQPRSTLSELPRRIAEFGGRGAADELGDGETEELDTSSRTRRDLGGRAARHRATGDSEIVRPHEPLVRTPSSLRDPLLAPSRLAVIGAVVLVLVAAVVFGGRAVLARASSTPRPLAAASALASASSSGSPSSRSGFGSGADADQVASGSPSSSGQSIVVVQVVGQVRKPGVVEIRTGSRVRDAVEAAGGALPTADLAAVNLARVVTDGEQIQVPKPGESIAPPAGATGSGGAGGGSATGSGAAGAVVDINTADAAGLDSLPGVGPVLAERIIQWRQENGRFTSVDDLGEVSGIGEKMLERLRPLVRVG; encoded by the coding sequence ATGCCACGTTCACGTTCTGATGCGCCGGTGCCGGACCGCCTTGCGGCGGTGCTGGAGGAACTCGAGGCTGTCCGACGTGCGCCTGGCTGGGTGCCCACTTCGCAGACGCTGCTGGATCAGCCACGCTCGACTCTGAGTGAGTTGCCTCGAAGGATCGCTGAGTTCGGCGGGCGTGGCGCCGCAGACGAGCTCGGCGATGGCGAGACCGAAGAGCTGGACACATCGTCTCGAACGCGGCGCGACCTCGGTGGGCGAGCCGCGCGTCACCGCGCTACCGGGGACTCCGAGATCGTGCGGCCGCACGAGCCACTTGTGCGTACGCCGTCGTCTCTGCGTGATCCGCTGCTCGCGCCGAGTCGGCTGGCGGTGATCGGGGCGGTGGTGCTCGTGCTTGTGGCAGCGGTGGTCTTCGGTGGTCGTGCGGTGCTCGCACGCGCCAGCTCGACTCCTCGTCCGCTGGCCGCAGCCAGCGCGTTGGCGAGCGCGTCGTCCAGCGGATCGCCTTCGTCCCGCTCGGGATTCGGCTCCGGCGCAGATGCGGATCAGGTGGCGTCGGGATCCCCGTCGTCGTCCGGACAGTCGATCGTCGTGGTGCAGGTCGTGGGTCAGGTGCGCAAGCCCGGTGTGGTCGAGATCCGTACCGGGTCGCGCGTGCGCGATGCGGTCGAGGCTGCCGGTGGCGCACTTCCGACTGCCGATCTCGCTGCAGTCAACTTGGCTCGTGTCGTCACCGACGGTGAACAGATCCAGGTGCCGAAGCCGGGTGAGTCGATCGCGCCGCCGGCCGGTGCCACCGGCTCGGGTGGTGCGGGAGGTGGATCCGCCACCGGGTCGGGAGCGGCCGGCGCAGTCGTCGACATCAACACCGCCGATGCCGCAGGTCTCGACAGCTTGCCGGGAGTGGGCCCGGTGCTGGCAGAGCGCATCATCCAGTGGCGCCAGGAGAACGGGCGATTCACCTCCGTCGACGATCTCGGGGAGGTCAGTGGCATCGGCGAGAAGATGCTCGAGCGGCTGCGCCCGTTGGTGCGGGTGGGCTGA